The Streptococcus marmotae genome contains the following window.
CCAATTCCGGCACGTAAGATTGGAACAATCGCTAATTTTTTCCCTGCGATTTGTTTTTGAACTGTTTTGGTAATCGGTGTTTCAATTTCAACATCTTCTAATGGCAAATCACGTAGCACTTCATATCCCATCAACATAGCAATTTCATCAACTAACTCACGGAAAGCCTTTGTTGACGTATCTGTACGACGTAAGATAGACAATTTATGCTGAATAAGTGGATGTGCAATAACTTGGAATTTCTCCATGATGTAACCTCTTCTATTTGTTTTTTCTATTTTACCAAAAAATATGAAAAAAAGCTTGCCAAAATGGCAAACTTTTCGTTAGAAATAAGATGTCGGACATTACTTTTTCTTGAAAACCAAGGCTTCATAAGGTCGAAGAACTTGGTGGATGCCGTCAGATTCCTCTTTATAGTTTCCAATGAAAATCGTACCTCGCTCCCCATCGTTCAGGCGATAATGTTGAAATTGCTCGCTAAAGTTCACCAAGACAATAAATTCATTTTGTTCATCATATTTACGATAGGCAAGAACAGCATCATTCCTCGTATCAAGTGCCTCATATTGTCCCTGTGCCAAACAAGGATAGTTTTTTCTCGCCTGAATGAGATGCTGATAGGTATAAAAAATTGAATCCACCTGAACGAGGGCTGATTCGACATTGATTTCTGGATAATTTTGATTCAGAGAAAGCCAAGGCTGACCAGTAGTAAATCCAGCTTCTGCCTGATTCGTCCATTGCATTGGTCTTCGAGCATTGTCACGCCCTTTGGCATTTATGGAGCGAATAATATCTTCATGAGTGTAGCCTTGCTCTATCCGTTCAGCATACATCCTTCTTGTCTCAATATCATCTACTTCGTCAATTGATGCAATTGGAGTGTTGACCATTCCAATTTCTTCACCTTGATAGATGTAAGGCGTACCAGACATAAAATGAAGATAGATAGCAAGCATTTTCCCACTGATTTCACGGAATTCTGGCAGATCATTTCCAAATCGTGAAATCGCTCTTGGTAAATCATGGTTATTCCAAAAAAGCGAATTCCAACCTTTCCCAATCAATTCTGTTTGCCATTTAGACATGACTTGATGGAGCTTAGCAGGTTCTAGCGGTGCCAAATCCCATTTTTCCTTTCCTTCTTGCTGGTCAAGACAGACATGCTCGAATTGGAAAATCATAGAAAACTCCTGTCGCTCTGGATGGGAATAAAGCATCGCACGCTCCGGCGTTGCACTCCAAGTCTCTCCTACCGTGACAATGTCATGCTTGCCAAATGTTTTGTCATTTAACTCCTGGATCAAAGGATGTAGAGTTGGACCTTCAGCTGTGATCAATTTTTCTGGTTCTTTACCAATCAGATCAATGACATCCAAGCGGAAACCGCCCACGCCCTTATCTAACCAAAAATTAATCATATCCCAGATTTCTTGTTTGACAGCTGGATTTTGCCAATTGAGATCTGGCTGTTTGACTGAAAATTGGTGAAGATAATACTTACCTAAGTGAGGAACATACTCCCAAGCACTTCCTGAAAAGCTGGATTTCAGCTGGTTTGGTTCATCCGCCCAGATGTAATAATCATGATACGGATTATCTGGTCCTTTTAGAGCTTCTTGAAACCAGATATGTTCATCAGAAGTATGATTTAACACCAAATCCATGATAATTTTAATTCCATGTTT
Protein-coding sequences here:
- a CDS encoding glycoside hydrolase family 13 protein, coding for MKTDWWKNAVIYQVYPRSFQDSNGDGIGDIKGITSRLPYLEKLGIDAIWLSPVYQSPMDDNGYDISDYQAIAPEFGTMEDMEELIAVGGKHGIKIIMDLVLNHTSDEHIWFQEALKGPDNPYHDYYIWADEPNQLKSSFSGSAWEYVPHLGKYYLHQFSVKQPDLNWQNPAVKQEIWDMINFWLDKGVGGFRLDVIDLIGKEPEKLITAEGPTLHPLIQELNDKTFGKHDIVTVGETWSATPERAMLYSHPERQEFSMIFQFEHVCLDQQEGKEKWDLAPLEPAKLHQVMSKWQTELIGKGWNSLFWNNHDLPRAISRFGNDLPEFREISGKMLAIYLHFMSGTPYIYQGEEIGMVNTPIASIDEVDDIETRRMYAERIEQGYTHEDIIRSINAKGRDNARRPMQWTNQAEAGFTTGQPWLSLNQNYPEINVESALVQVDSIFYTYQHLIQARKNYPCLAQGQYEALDTRNDAVLAYRKYDEQNEFIVLVNFSEQFQHYRLNDGERGTIFIGNYKEESDGIHQVLRPYEALVFKKK